Below is a window of Leishmania major strain Friedlin complete genome, chromosome 29 DNA.
cagctcctcctgccGTCTtgcagcagcctcctcctcagcgtGATGCCGCGCCAGTTGCCGCTTGTGGCGCTGTGTGGCGCGGGACTGGACGTACTTCAGCGTTTCGTTCGTCTTGTCATCGTAGTCGATCGCctgggcggcgctgaggtCCTTCAGGGAGTCCTCCCAGTGGCCAAGATGGCGGTTCACGgtgccgcgcacacgcagcgcgcgcacgttcTGCGGATTGAGCTCGAGAGCCTTGTTGGCGTCGTGCAGGGCCGCGCGCGGCTTGTTGAATTCCAGGTGGTACAGCGCGCGCATTCCCCAGTACATGGCATTGCCGGGGTTGTACGCTAGCGCCTCGCCCATTTTGgcgatcgcctcctcctgcttgcCTTCGCCGTGCAGCTCCGCGGCCTCGCCCTTTGCAGCCATGGCGGCATCCACGTCTGCATCAGACGGTTCGCCGTTCTTCGCAGGGATCGCCTCCGGCTCCCCATCGCTCAGCGACCAGCGCTCATCATCGGGCTCGCTCTCGGCATCGCCCTGGACTGCGGCCGCCCCAGCAGACGCCGGAggggtggcagcagcaggaaaGCGGGCGCCGGCTTCCATCGCCCAATCTTTGAGAGCGGTAAGCTCACGGAGATGAATGTCTCCGGGAtgacggcgcagctcctccaacAGGCGgttcagcgccgccacatcAGCATCGATGTAGGCAGGCATGGCAGTGAATACGAAGTGCGCACAGAGAACGGGTGCGTGATGCGTGTGCCTTGGATGTTGTTTTCCCGTCGATTACGCACGTGGAATCAACGAAAGCcgctgagagagagagagagagtatggcgtgcctgcgtgcggtGGGAGAGTTATAAAGGGTCgacgcacagacacaaaaTGAGTCGATTGGCTGCTACGTTATCCTGTGTGTGGTCGCACGTAGTTGCGTCGGACTCGGAGGTGAGGTGGTAacgggggggaggaaggggttCCGGAAAGAGAATATATCAGTAGTGCGTCATGTTGTTGTCCGccaaagggggggggggggtcgggGACCAACAACACAACTAAAAAGCATCCAAACTCGCACCACGCtcatgcagcagcacacacatgGAAAGAAACACGTCAGCGAACACCTCTTGAAGCGGGCCGCCTCTGCCCACTCTCACCGACCTCGCCTACATTCATTCTCTCACTATGCATGGATACGCAGCACAACACATCAGCTACTGCTGCAGCCGAGGCACTGCGTTGATATGCACAACGTGAGCAATTGATTatgtttttttcttcgttcgCTGCTTGGTCCTTACAGACGAAGTGTACACAACAGCCACGATACCTGCgagcgcagacgcgcgcgcgcacgcagctggGCAGACGACAccgaaagaaaagagaggcTACACTACAACGGAGGAAGCCGAAGCTGCCGCCGGAGTCGCCTCCGCTCCGCCCATCTGCGGACGCTCAGCAGTGGTGTCGCTAGGGTCTGTCAGAGGAGTGACAATCGTGGTACCGCCTTTCTTTCCCCTCTCATCTGCACTCAGCATCTCccctgctggcgccgccgccgctgctggcagGGGCTCTACAGAGGAGAacaccgccagcgtgcgctgccaccgcgccTCGTACTCCTCCCCTGGCACGTTCACCATACCAAATGTGCCGTACGTCGGCTTTggtgccagcgccgcggacAGCCTGGCCGCgtccttcctcctcgtcgagccCCGTTGCAtctccgcagcggcatcgccgtaGAGGGCGCGCATGGTATCGCCTCTCTTACCTGTAGCGGCGGCCCGATCGGTCGGCACGgcagcagagctgctgccTCGCGTGGACGAGGTGACGGTCCCCTCGGCTGCCGCTCCCGGCTTCGACGCCATCTTTGGTCGGCCGTATCCGGTGTCCTTGTACAGCCTTCCGAGCACGTCCTGGAGGTTACGCATGGCAAACTCGCGCTGCTCGTACTTGCGCTGGATGAAGGACCTGACAGCGTCgtccgccgcggcatccgcgCGGCCAGAGGGACGCACGCCAGTGGGAAGACGGGCTTCGTAGAGGGTCTTCGCCTTGGCGTTGCCGATCGCCTCCATCAGACGCACCTCTGCCAGGGACCATCGGTCCATGTTTGTCGATTTGACCTTCGAGATGTGCACGCCCAAGGAGCGATGCACGCCGGAGCAGCGAATGCACACAAAGACGCCATAGTTGACGGAAGCCCAGCGAGTACCTGTCTCCCCACAGTCGGCGCAGACGTTGTTGGGGTACTGTGAGCAAAGCCGCTCCACAGCGGCGCGGTTCTCCTCCCAGTCCTCATCATCCTCATCCGCCTCGGTGCCGCGGCGTTTGGGTGCAGACAAGGTCATCGTCGACGAAGTCGATGCatctgcggtggcggcgctctttccctttttcttctcgtgtgagcggtggtggtgatggccaCCCTCTGTTGAGGCCTCCTTGGACTTCCtgtgcctcctctccttcggCTTGTCTGCAACTGGCATTGCTGCAGCCGTCAGCTGCGGCCTCTGTGAGGCTGGGCAGCTCATACACACGCAATGCCTGAGCACAATACCCCACGCACCAGGGCCCGCAACCTTGCTGGAGCACAGATATATAGATAGGCGAACGGAGTGTGGTGTGCCTCGTAtccggtgtgtgtgtgtgtgtgtgtatgtatgtgtgtgtgtgtgtcgaaGTGTTGTAACAGTAGAACGAAGAAGATGTGGATGAGGAGTCGTAGTGGCGGGGTGCACGTCCACCGTGTGGAaggaagaaggggagaagagaagaagtCCACAGACCGGCCAACAGGCCGAGACGCGTGTGTGACGAGGGTGCATCAAAGCATCAGCAACACACCAAAGTGGCGGAAAAAGTGCGAGCAAGGGAGAGTGAGAGGCAGGAGAACATTGTGAGCGGCTGCTCTTCACCAGCTCTAGTGCATGTATGTTTCTTCTCAGCACAAAGTGAATGGAGGACAAGTCCAGTGGACGAGCGCCCAGCAACACACGCGGCGCATGCACCCACCGTTGGTACAATCACCATCACACCTGCGCAGCAATGGACGCAGAGCGTTTTGATACAACATCCTCACCCCGGCCATTATCGTCCCGACCTCTTCTCTCGTGGCCCGCCTttgtgcgtcgctgccttACCAAAAGGAGCAAACCTTCAGTATGCCTCCGCAGACACCTGGTCGTGAAAAAACAGTCAAGCCCCACGTGATGTCGACGGCGACAAGGCAGTGACGCgtactcacacacacacacacacacacacacgtgaccagcagctgcagcagacacgcgcgtgcacgcacgcctgAAGGCCGCTGAAGACCACGTAAAGGCAACACAAGCAGCGGCTGTTGCTTTGTGTGCCCTGCGTCTTTCTCTCAACGGAGAGGAGCAGAGAGCGACGCAagtggcgcacgtgcgcacgggACGATTTGCGAACACCTGTGTGGCCGCGTGTACCCCgacgcagagggagaggtgacAACAGTGATTAGGATGTGCATGTGTCAGTCGCaacagctgcaccgccggcagcggcagcagcagcagcagactcCCGGAGACTTCCTTCTCGCACAGCAACGAAATGCCGTCGGCACTTCACGCATTTGCGCGGACCATCAAGACATCGCCGCTCCGAACGCCGTCCCACGTGCTCAGCGTGACGCCCTCCATCTCCCTGGCAGTCATGTTCTTTGGAGGAAACCCACTGAAGATGCTAATCCGCGGCGGAACCGAATAGCGCGTGGTGTCCTCCGCGTACAAGAGATACGCCAAGTAGTCGATGAGCCTCGCTACCGGGGTGTCagggcgcagctgcagagtGGAAGACGAATGCGGCAgtcggcagcgcagccgaaAGACGCTGCTGGCATCGCCTGTGGTGCCCTCCGGAACCGTGTACTCGTCCAGCGTCACCGGGGAGGGAGCGACGACTGGAACCGGCTCGCCAACCTCCAGCGTTCTCGTCGTGGAAGCAACCGCTCCGGCGACGCTCCGTGATATCATCGGAGGCGATACCATCTCGGCCTCGCTGTCGCCCTCATCCACGTCCACCACGACCGGCGCCTTCACGCTTGCACCTGCGGACGCCGACTCAGCGCtatcaccaccgccgccttcgtTTTGCGGTGGATCATTCGTGCTGGCAAACGGGTCGTGTGGGGGGTCGTGGTTCGTGATGAAGAGCATGATGGCATCCACCACCATGGCGCTGTCAAACTGCCACACCTCAGAGGAGATGAgcggcagctcctgcaccttAAACTGAGTCACCGGATCGACCATGAACATTCGGGGCAGATTGCCGTTGTCGACGTGGTACTTTTCGGCCAGGGCCATGCCGCGGGTGTGCGTGACGTTGATCTCATAGCAAAAcaggctgccgctggtgaGGGAGCGCATGGCGTCGCTGGCCCAGATATCGCGCGTAAAGCACTCGCAGGGGAACGAGTTGTCCACGACGGACACGACGACCCAGCAGTGGCGCGACGCGGCCTTCTCGCACTCAGCGTCGAAGGTGGCTCTGTCGCTGCCCACTACATAGTCAGGACGGGCGAAGAGGCGCTGTATCGCTTCGGCAGTCGAGGAGGCAAGGGCTCGCTGTCGCGGTGGCGTAGGTGGACGCTGAGCCGCCTGGGGGAACGCAAAGCCTTCCACTTGGTGCGAGgccggcgatggcgcgctcATGGGTGAGCCTGTGTCGACGCTGGAGTAGTGGGCAGAGTCCTCTCCCgtgtgcagcggcgaggGATGAGGATTGTCTACCTGAAACGCCAGGACAGCATCCTCCAAGTTGAAGTCGTACGTGGAAAGGTAGTGGATGGCTTGATCCTCGGTGGCCCCCGTCATGACCACGAAATTCGCCACCACGTCCACGTCGCTCATTGTTGCTTGACAGAAATTGAGTTTTgtagaggaagaggaggaagagtgGGGGTTGGACAGCCTGAATATCGgcgcgggtgtgggtgggtgtgggtgggtgtgtgggtgtagGAGACGTACGTAAAAGATATGTGTCAATGCACTCCAGGATTGCGGTGCACACGTCACTGCGTGCTGAGTAGGCAGCGCGCTGTGGCCGTCGTTGTGCGCTGCTACGGCGTCTGAAGCACTCAATACAAGACGGCAGTGCTCAATCTTCTCccacgctgccgcggacgTCAGTGCGAGCGAGGTGACGAGCGACAGAGGGGAACGAGTAAAAGTTGTGTGCAGTTGTGCTGGGCCGCTTCACAGCAACAAGAAAACGACACGACTGGAGGAGAGAAGCGGGACGGCGGTGTCCGGCAACAACCGCAACACCGAGCAGCACACATcgagagaagggaagagagaaggggtggcGCGCCAGGAGAGGAGTGATGAAAGAGAGTGGGGGTGCAAGTCAACGGCAGCGACTCGGCCGCATCCCTCGGATTGTTTGCCCCTGCCAGCAGCACTGGAAGTGTGCAACTGACGCGCGCGGATTCGCAGTTGTGCCCGAGACACTCCGGCCCGGGGGAAGGCGACGAAGACATGGGCCAGCGATCAATGCCGCGACAATGTTCATGTCGGCCGACGCAGTGTCTGCTGTCCGATGAGGTCCGTTCGAGCACTTCACGGAAggacatacacgcacgccacTCACCGATCCCAGTGCAGCCAGCTAGCGAGGTGCATCCTCAACAAGCACTGCACCGTTCCCATACATCGCTGCCCCATCTCCGCTGCTGAGAAAGGGGGTGAAGGATGCAGTGAACGCGCAAAGCCGTTCActtttttctgtgtgtgtgagtgtgtggtTACATGgcaaagaagaggaggagagagagagagagaggccaaCTGCCTCACAACGAAGTACAGCGGTACACACACCAGAGGCTGTCTGCGGAGCCTGCCCCACTCCACGCGCGACAGACGGGGAATAGAAACAGAGAGAGttgaggtgaggtgaggtgaggtgaggtgagaGGCGATGCCAACGCGTACGAGCACCATAAGGATGGGACGCGGGCTGATTGGGAAGGAGACACGTAGAGGGGGAGGCTCCGCATACACGCAGCGAACGCACGTGCGCAATAATAGCCGTGCCGGGTTCCAtacagagagaaaaagacacacgcaggcaggcaggcaggcaagACCGGATAGGCGCGCGCTCACTTGCTGCCCGTCGCTCCAACcgaacaaaaagaaaaacgaaggaCATGTCAGAAAACCAAAGTGAACAGAAAATGAAGAAGAGAatgacgggggagggggagggggctgtgcttgtgtgtacATATTCTGCTTCCGCACACGAACGGAAGCATCACGGGTTGTACGCGTGCGTCTGCACCTGCCAAGTACAACGAAGGCGTCGGCctcgcgtgtgtgccacTTGCACGCTTGGCGGTGTGGCGCTGCACTCACTACAACTTGGAGTTAAGATAAACGAAATAGAAAGTGATTGCGTCTGGGCgaaagcacgcacacacgcccacagctGTCTATACATCCAGACTCTGCCCCAAGAGCCGAAAGAAATGACGCGCAGAGGAAAGTGGCGCACGccgagagaaaaggaaaagtgTGCTCACGGTGAAAGGAGAGCTCGACGCCGCCCCCTACCAGCGTCACCGCCTACTGCACCTGCACATCGACTGGTGTGGAAGCGGTAAGCTGCTCATGTAGCGACACCCTCTGCTGGTCCTCGACCGACATCAGCGATAGACGTCGCTGATGCTCTTCGCGCGCGAGAATGCGCAGCAGGAAGAGTGTGCGCTCCCGCATCAGCATCGTACGCTGGAGATGCTCCTCGTCCTTGAGTTCGGACTGAAGCAGAAATGGCTTGTGGAACTGGGCCTCGAGCACACGTCGTGCGCGGGCTTCGTCCTCACACAGACACGGATCGCAGTCTTCGTAGCACATCTCCCACAACAACGACACTCGCTCGCTCCACTCCTCTGCCTGCGTCGCATCCGCGACGACGACTGCGAGCTCGTCACACGCGCGCATGAGAGATtgccgcacgtgcgtgtcAACGTACAAGGAGGACAGGCACAGCTTGTGCAGCTGCGTTGCTGCCTCTTCCAGCTCCTCGAGCCCCActgccgcacgcgcctgcACCTCTAGCGCCGCCAACTGCGCGAGCTGCACTGACATTTTGCGCCTGCATTCCAGTTCTGCCGCGTACTTTCTCCACGTACGCTGAATGCGCAGCGCAAAGTAGTCCTCATTCAGCTGCAGACGCCTCTGCTCTAGCAGCTCCTCACGCGTGCGGCGCCACGCCTTCGTCAACACCTTCCGCTCGTACGACTCCTGCTGCCAGATCAGCGCCTCGGTGTTGACAAAGTTGCGGCGAACTTCAACCAGGTGGGCCTCCGCGTTGCGCTCGAGAATCCCAAAGACGATCTCCTGCAGCGACGCGATCTGCTCGCGCTTACGCGGCTCCTCGAATTTCACGAGGGTattcagcagctgctgcatcgcctcctGCTGATCCTTCTGCATCTCCATCATCAGGGTGTCAAGCTGGCTGCGCACATGCTGTGTGTGAAGCCGCTGCGCGATCTGCTGCGAGCGCAGCTGACGCTCCTCGCGATGACGGGAAAGGTCCTGGCGAAGCCGTTGTCGTGACACAGACCGCCCAATCTCGCCGTTGCGCAGGGCGGTGTACCACGTACTAATCACGTTcacagcgccgcggcgcgccaACAGGTCATGCAGTGGACCCGAGAGCAGAATAAGTGCCTCCTGCTCCGTGGTGACCCAcgcggcggcctcctcgtgcagTATACTCGCGCGGTTTTCCATTTCCTCGATGCAGATCGCTTGCTGGTGCACCCTGTCAAGCTCAACTTGGCGGCACTGCTCAAGGGTGGACGCGTACGCGGCACACTGAGTGGTGGCCATCGTGTCGAGCAAGTTGCGAgcagccaccgcctcctcctgctcaatgccacgccgcctcgcgctATCGCCCACCTCGTAGCTGAGCAGTCTGACAAGGGCCTCACTCATGCGAGCGACGTGCATCAACATGGCGCGCTCATGATGACGGCAGCTTTCGTCCACTGCCGCCTCAGCGAAGGCGGCCCGAGCAGTCTCGCGTGTTGCCGCGCGAGCCTCCTCATCGATGCGGTGCACCTCACGCTCGTCATACTCGACGCTGAGCAGCTGGCGCCACGACGTTTCCTCTTCGCGCACAGTAGACTTGCGTCCAGCCCTCTCCTGCAGCAGTGTGGCCTCCTTCTGCTCAATTATACGGATCAAAGCCGTGTTGGTGACAAGCAGAGCGTCTCtgtccagctcctcctccacctccagctcCAGTCGAGCTTCGCTCTCGGCCACCACCGTCCccgtgagcagcggcgcgtacACCTCCTCGACGTGCAGCAGGCGTGCTCGAGCAACGCCATTGCGACTCCACTCCTGCTccgcgcacaccgccgcgcggTCGCCAGACTCATTGGTGAACAGCTTGTACTGCtcacggaggtgctgctgcgcctgttCCTCGCACAACTGCGCCCTCTCGGCCAACAGCGTGTTCTTGAAGGACTGGAAGGCGAGCTTGCCGGTGGCGATCTTTTTCGCGTTTCGGGCGTCGTTGATTTCGCATCCCAGCGCTTGATGCGTGAACCGCCACCCGAGACGCCCGCACAGGGAGCGACGGAACGCCTTCTggagcacctgcagcgccgcgcactGCGCAGAGACGGTGCTCACGTGCCACAGtgcacgcagctgcgccatgcCGCCTGTCAGAGTCGCAGTGAGATGCTCGCGATACAACCGCTCCGAGTAGCGGCGcacatccgcct
It encodes the following:
- a CDS encoding conserved hypothetical protein (previous protein_id=AAZ09482.1) produces the protein MEAGARFPAAATPPASAGAAAVQGDAESEPDDERWSLSDGEPEAIPAKNGEPSDADVDAAMAAKGEAAELHGEGKQEEAIAKMGEALAYNPGNAMYWGMRALYHLEFNKPRAALHDANKALELNPQNVRALRVRGTVNRHLGHWEDSLKDLSAAQAIDYDDKTNETLKYVQSRATQRHKRQLARHHAEEEAAARRQEELRRQRQREAEEAAAAAEAQAAPGSMPGGLPRGFPGGMPGGMPGGMPGGMPPGMESVLQDPEIMVAMQDPEVAPKLAQMMQNPMAAMSMMNDPKVGPVMQKIMAKMMGGGGMPGGMGGMGGMGGFQGAGGMPSHRGAADGASGSTRRDDLD
- a CDS encoding conserved hypothetical protein (previous protein_id=AAZ09483.1) yields the protein MSCPASQRPQLTAAAMPVADKPKERRHRKSKEASTEGGHHHHRSHEKKKGKSAATADASTSSTMTLSAPKRRGTEADEDDEDWEENRAAVERLCSQYPNNVCADCGETGTRWASVNYGVFVCIRCSGVHRSLGVHISKVKSTNMDRWSLAEVRLMEAIGNAKAKTLYEARLPTGVRPSGRADAAADDAVRSFIQRKYEQREFAMRNLQDVLGRLYKDTGYGRPKMASKPGAAAEGTVTSSTRGSSSAAVPTDRAAATGKRGDTMRALYGDAAAEMQRGSTRRKDAARLSAALAPKPTYGTFGMVNVPGEEYEARWQRTLAVFSSVEPLPAAAAAPAGEMLSADERGKKGGTTIVTPLTDPSDTTAERPQMGGAEATPAAASASSVVV
- a CDS encoding conserved hypothetical protein (previous protein_id=AAZ09484.1); protein product: MSDVDVVANFVVMTGATEDQAIHYLSTYDFNLEDAVLAFQVDNPHPSPLHTGEDSAHYSSVDTGSPMSAPSPASHQVEGFAFPQAAQRPPTPPRQRALASSTAEAIQRLFARPDYVVGSDRATFDAECEKAASRHCWVVVSVVDNSFPCECFTRDIWASDAMRSLTSGSLFCYEINVTHTRGMALAEKYHVDNGNLPRMFMVDPVTQFKVQELPLISSEVWQFDSAMVVDAIMLFITNHDPPHDPFASTNDPPQNEGGGGDSAESASAGASVKAPVVVDVDEGDSEAEMVSPPMISRSVAGAVASTTRTLEVGEPVPVVAPSPVTLDEYTVPEGTTGDASSVFRLRCRLPHSSSTLQLRPDTPVARLIDYLAYLLYAEDTTRYSVPPRISIFSGFPPKNMTAREMEGVTLSTWDGVRSGDVLMVRANA
- a CDS encoding conserved hypothetical protein (previous protein_id=AAZ09485.1), with product MASAEDGINRNRLRQEAGRRVQHITCGVAERQTYRDVLLHIEDRFAHASHEELRPLVLPPQLPSIVRPRDPQMSKFSRGMTMRHRLKGGSSAGAFLSAAALTGGPRHGGTDGHREPAEATTEASTEAASASTGFTDAHRWEMLDVTDRAFFRRLTANAPTSTCGSTASSTVAAPSEPRNLAASTPMDLLSTLAEKCAYLCELETAERQYVLAYERWDQQVVLEMMAVNFVTFVLKPCMDVLRKEELEQREAIAQEEDRLSFYMYNDSSLALQVQEGKKALKARMLQLDRILGLTSAAPRSTALVEAPAEATHATSVTAAPASAAVPVQSEGVSKGSPMSFSLDARTASLVAVTSPQLPLDTGVPSDEARRILRRYVLQRHGASLSAVGACTAMAQYDNNWPQTMASAYPSGDRSDTVCQSSTLILPPIASAQAPRRNAVGIADYIALLDESTKYYEQIVKTEERCRTDMNQAFYEELQVVLEWQRHRMHLERLLYWRRQRETVLQEEVEALITVTPVLRLDAKVLLLLEILEGEEETARRSVQDEEHAFFQLLRQAGEDLRDVNNNVSLQERCMDTLSSKVWAAEAVARRRLVIAEEADVRRYSERLYREHLTATLTGGMAQLRALWHVSTVSAQCAALQVLQKAFRRSLCGRLGWRFTHQALGCEINDARNAKKIATGKLAFQSFKNTLLAERAQLCEEQAQQHLREQYKLFTNESGDRAAVCAEQEWSRNGVARARLLHVEEVYAPLLTGTVVAESEARLELEVEEELDRDALLVTNTALIRIIEQKEATLLQERAGRKSTVREEETSWRQLLSVEYDEREVHRIDEEARAATRETARAAFAEAAVDESCRHHERAMLMHVARMSEALVRLLSYEVGDSARRRGIEQEEAVAARNLLDTMATTQCAAYASTLEQCRQVELDRVHQQAICIEEMENRASILHEEAAAWVTTEQEALILLSGPLHDLLARRGAVNVISTWYTALRNGEIGRSVSRQRLRQDLSRHREERQLRSQQIAQRLHTQHVRSQLDTLMMEMQKDQQEAMQQLLNTLVKFEEPRKREQIASLQEIVFGILERNAEAHLVEVRRNFVNTEALIWQQESYERKVLTKAWRRTREELLEQRRLQLNEDYFALRIQRTWRKYAAELECRRKMSVQLAQLAALEVQARAAVGLEELEEAATQLHKLCLSSLYVDTHVRQSLMRACDELAVVVADATQAEEWSERVSLLWEMCYEDCDPCLCEDEARARRVLEAQFHKPFLLQSELKDEEHLQRTMLMRERTLFLLRILAREEHQRRLSLMSVEDQQRVSLHEQLTASTPVDVQVQ